From one Blastocatellia bacterium genomic stretch:
- a CDS encoding HEPN domain-containing protein, translating into MEQAKEDLKWATMLAAEGGYHIACFLAQQIAEKALKAFLYAQGEPVVTGHSVERLCSRASEYDPEFAERGKTWAILDGYYVPTRYPHSLPDSIPARVYTQAAAADAVRLAAEAVEFVTMKIKPSPTESSGETES; encoded by the coding sequence TTGGAACAAGCAAAGGAAGATTTGAAATGGGCGACGATGCTGGCAGCGGAAGGAGGTTACCATATCGCTTGCTTTCTCGCCCAGCAGATTGCTGAGAAGGCACTCAAAGCGTTCCTCTACGCTCAAGGGGAGCCGGTGGTCACGGGACATTCGGTTGAACGTCTGTGCAGCCGGGCGTCGGAATACGATCCCGAGTTCGCTGAGAGAGGTAAAACCTGGGCGATCCTCGACGGCTATTATGTGCCGACCCGGTACCCCCACAGCCTTCCCGATAGTATCCCGGCTCGCGTCTATACGCAGGCAGCAGCCGCAGACGCCGTTCGCCTCGCGGCAGAGGCAGTGGAATTCGTGACCATGAAGATCAAACCGTCGCCCACTGAGTCGTCAGGCGAGACGGAATCCTAA
- a CDS encoding nucleotidyltransferase domain-containing protein, with protein sequence MEKLRTEVRSPVTYEHLLRQELDRIVSVLKIMGAEKVILFGSLARGRENIFSDLDLIVVMNSEWDFVQRHGRIYRQLNPKVDADILVYTPEEFARMQRTPFIRHVLKEGIVVYAKNS encoded by the coding sequence ATGGAAAAGCTACGGACAGAGGTTCGATCCCCGGTCACCTATGAGCACCTCCTGCGCCAGGAACTGGACCGTATTGTCAGCGTGTTGAAAATAATGGGCGCAGAGAAAGTTATCCTGTTTGGATCGCTTGCCAGAGGCCGGGAGAACATTTTTAGTGATCTGGACCTCATCGTGGTGATGAACAGTGAATGGGATTTTGTCCAACGGCATGGGCGAATCTACCGACAGCTCAACCCGAAGGTAGATGCCGATATCCTCGTATACACACCGGAGGAATTTGCTCGAATGCAACGGACGCCGTTCATCCGGCATGTGTTGAAGGAAGGAATCGTCGTTTATGCAAAGAACTCCTGA